GGCAGAGCTGATGGAGTCTTCTACCTGGGACAAGGCTCGGGTGAGCTTTCCTGATTCCTCCCGGACGGCTGCTGCTGACAAGAGCCCGTCAGCCAGGAGGGATGCCAGAGCGTCGCGCCGTTCCCGCAGATCAGTTGCTTTCCGTCTCAAGTCGGTTGTGTTGTCACCGGCAGTGAAAAGTTGAGCCGCGTCCGGAAGCGAGAGCCGGGCGATAATGACGCGCTGCACAAGGTCATCCACCTGCTCCAGACCGCGCTGCAGACAGTACCCGCCGAAGCAGCGGTAAACCATCCGCTTGATGCCCTTGTCCTTTGACGGGACGGGAGCCGCGAACATCTTGCTGCCGCACTTTGCGCAAACGGCGATTCCCGAAAGGAGGTACTTTGAGTTCAGATCGTCTGGGGCGGTGCGACGGCGAGGGTCAGTCAGCATTTCCTCAAGACGCCGGGACGTGTCCTCGTCCAGAATGGCTTCCCACTTGCCCGATGCTTCCTGGGCTTCGCCGTTGTAGATCCGCTTTCCGGCATAACGAGGGTTCATCAGGACCCGTCGGATCTGCGTGACTCCCCACTTGCCCTGCTCCTTCGTGGTAGTGGTGAACCCGTCCGCGTTCCACTGCCTCGCAACACTGCTCAGCGTTGCGCCGTCCAGAATGGCTTTCGCTGCCTGTCGGATCGCTTCCGCTTCCAGCTCCACGGTGAAGACGCGGCCATCTGGTGTCCGGTCGTAGCCGAACGGACGGCGGCTCCAGAAGGCCTCTCCAGAGGCTGCACGCTGCTTGTTGGCGGCCTTTTGACGGTCGCCTTTGTGCGCGGTTTCCATAGCTGCAATGGCAGTCAGAATCTGAGCCACTGCCACCCCAGTGGGATCGCCCAGATCGAGGGACACACCGTGGACGCATGCGATGTTGACCCGGTACTTCCGTCCGGCTTCGATGATTTTCGAGAGATCCCTCATTGACCTTGTGAGTCGGTCCAAGTGCCAAACGACGATGCCGCTGATAGATCCGCGCTCGACGTCTTGCAGGAGCTTTTCGAAGGCTGGTCTGGCCTTGCCGGAGGTGGCGCTGATGGAGTTGTCAGCGTAGAGCTGCGGGCTGTCCCAGCCTTTGGCTTGCGCCATCAGGCGGCAGTCCGCCTCCTGGCGCTGCACGGCGGCCTCGTGACCGGTTTTGTCCTCAGACTGCCGCACATATACGGCGGTGGTGCTCATGCTTCTGAGAATACTACTAGGACTGCACGAGCGGTACCATCATGGCTATTTCTTTCTTTCCCGCTGACTCCATCAGGTCACGCTTGGCCGTATCCCGTACATCCTGTGCCTGTGCTCGGAGCACGTCAGCAAGAGGTGTGCCCCGCTCGACAGCCACCACGATGCCGTCCACGAACCGAACGAGAGGCGCGAGGTCTGTCCGCGCAGAGAATTCCTGGAGGGCCTGGACCAGGGGTTTGCCCGCCCTCGTTTCTGCAAGGACCTTCGAGAACTCCTTCGTGAGTTCACCCTTGGCGCTGCGGCAGACCCGGTCCAGGGCGCCGGTGGCGCTCTCCCCTGCACTCACTGCAAGCGCCATGAGTTCGGCCAGGCTGGGGAACTCTGCCATCATCCTTGATTCCCTGCGCTGGATCTGAACGCCAAGCCAGTAGTCGCGGAACATAAAGCCACCGACGGCGCTGCCGA
This genomic interval from Arthrobacter sp. SLBN-100 contains the following:
- a CDS encoding recombinase family protein produces the protein MSTTAVYVRQSEDKTGHEAAVQRQEADCRLMAQAKGWDSPQLYADNSISATSGKARPAFEKLLQDVERGSISGIVVWHLDRLTRSMRDLSKIIEAGRKYRVNIACVHGVSLDLGDPTGVAVAQILTAIAAMETAHKGDRQKAANKQRAASGEAFWSRRPFGYDRTPDGRVFTVELEAEAIRQAAKAILDGATLSSVARQWNADGFTTTTKEQGKWGVTQIRRVLMNPRYAGKRIYNGEAQEASGKWEAILDEDTSRRLEEMLTDPRRRTAPDDLNSKYLLSGIAVCAKCGSKMFAAPVPSKDKGIKRMVYRCFGGYCLQRGLEQVDDLVQRVIIARLSLPDAAQLFTAGDNTTDLRRKATDLRERRDALASLLADGLLSAAAVREESGKLTRALSQVEDSISSAESLNPASALIGADDVAAAWYGLPLGVQRQIIRSLLTVTLLPAGKGRGFDPEQVRIEWRM
- a CDS encoding type II secretion system F family protein; its protein translation is MEISPSAVLCGVLMGIGLWLIIFRSPLIRAVTLSQRIEPQLKAQNLESRLLRAGEQNVTPFGPLERILRPFLRDGLAAVGRLNPVSKATARRLAQAGINKSPVDFRAEQLLWAAAGFGVAIAFIILGAASGKFNPLLSAAAVLGSAVGGFMFRDYWLGVQIQRRESRMMAEFPSLAELMALAVSAGESATGALDRVCRSAKGELTKEFSKVLAETRAGKPLVQALQEFSARTDLAPLVRFVDGIVVAVERGTPLADVLRAQAQDVRDTAKRDLMESAGKKEIAMMVPLVQS